Proteins from a single region of Ensifer adhaerens:
- a CDS encoding Gp49 family protein: protein MKDEDAIEREIQSKGLNAPRLTPTRIDAVIASEQYHVFPGTTLTVCALTLRNGFNVTGESAAASPENFDEEIGRKIARENARNKIWALEGYLLKQWLHEGAGDYVAASEIGF from the coding sequence ATGAAAGATGAAGACGCCATCGAGCGGGAAATCCAGAGCAAGGGGCTCAATGCGCCGCGGCTGACGCCGACGCGCATCGATGCCGTGATCGCATCCGAGCAGTATCACGTCTTCCCGGGCACCACGCTGACCGTCTGCGCTCTGACGCTGCGGAATGGGTTCAACGTGACCGGCGAGAGCGCGGCCGCCAGCCCGGAAAACTTCGACGAGGAAATCGGCCGAAAGATCGCCCGCGAAAATGCTCGCAACAAGATCTGGGCGCTGGAAGGCTACCTGTTGAAGCAGTGGCTGCACGAAGGCGCCGGAGACTACGTGGCCGCGAGCGAAATCGGCTTCTGA
- a CDS encoding portal protein produces MRGDYRVDVQKHRTRVNNTWGARSGWTRIYQDAYDYAIPMRRPSGGANGRPSQPDRLFDMTAPTSAMYFAGNLQRDLFPAGQPAFELETGPLAAMVLAPDDKKRFDRELSRTSSLIHPFFLAGDWDTAIHEMCVDLAVGTGALLPVKGKSANNPIQFACLPFDELAISADGFGAVDLVDWKTQMTADQIVSQWPENSRLPEGFKEKAVTKPSDTYTVNQTWWKDPVAGWHFGVMLDTSTELLWHERYRTQPIAVARYYRVPGEAYGRGVVLTALPSIKTVNKAQELALKSAAISMLGIWGYRAGGTFNPNTVRLGPGEFWAMQSTGGMLGPDVSRLDSASGNLNVAQMLIGEQQNQIKAAMFDTRLPDYQGTPRSASEMAARLQQRANIHIGAFGRLVNEIMPVVVPRVAEILFEFNMLPMVQQVDDLLVSVKVKSPMQAALNADRIAAIANYHDFVVAFAGPERAQLHLKQTEVLDRVAEGLQIDKDLIPDEDERKVIEEQIAEQQRQQLAMMMAAEAAKQAPGAIKDVAVAEMRRAA; encoded by the coding sequence ATGCGGGGCGATTATCGCGTCGACGTCCAGAAGCACCGGACGCGGGTCAACAATACCTGGGGGGCGCGGTCCGGTTGGACCCGCATCTACCAGGACGCCTACGATTACGCGATCCCCATGCGTCGCCCTTCGGGCGGCGCCAATGGCCGCCCCAGCCAGCCCGATCGCCTCTTCGACATGACAGCGCCGACCTCGGCCATGTACTTCGCTGGCAACCTGCAGCGTGATCTCTTCCCTGCCGGGCAGCCGGCCTTCGAACTCGAAACCGGACCGCTTGCGGCAATGGTGCTTGCGCCAGATGACAAGAAGCGCTTCGATCGGGAGCTTTCGCGAACGTCGAGCCTTATCCACCCGTTCTTCCTGGCAGGCGACTGGGACACCGCGATCCACGAAATGTGCGTGGATTTGGCGGTCGGGACCGGTGCGTTGCTGCCGGTCAAGGGCAAGTCTGCGAACAACCCCATTCAGTTCGCCTGCCTGCCGTTCGACGAGCTGGCGATCTCGGCCGACGGCTTCGGTGCGGTCGACCTGGTCGACTGGAAAACCCAGATGACCGCTGACCAGATCGTCAGCCAATGGCCTGAAAACAGCAGGTTGCCAGAGGGGTTCAAGGAAAAAGCGGTCACCAAGCCTTCCGACACGTACACGGTCAATCAGACCTGGTGGAAGGATCCAGTGGCCGGCTGGCACTTCGGCGTGATGCTCGACACGTCCACCGAGTTGCTGTGGCACGAGCGCTACCGTACGCAGCCGATCGCCGTCGCGCGCTACTACCGCGTGCCAGGTGAAGCCTACGGCCGCGGCGTCGTGCTGACGGCTCTGCCATCGATCAAGACCGTGAACAAGGCCCAGGAACTGGCGCTCAAAAGTGCTGCAATTTCCATGCTTGGCATTTGGGGCTATCGCGCCGGCGGCACCTTCAATCCGAACACGGTTCGGCTTGGCCCCGGGGAGTTCTGGGCGATGCAGTCGACGGGCGGCATGCTCGGCCCGGACGTTTCGCGCCTCGACAGCGCCAGCGGCAATCTCAACGTCGCCCAGATGTTGATCGGCGAGCAGCAAAACCAGATCAAGGCGGCGATGTTCGATACCCGTCTGCCGGATTACCAGGGCACGCCTCGCTCTGCTTCGGAGATGGCCGCGCGCCTTCAGCAGCGGGCGAACATCCACATTGGTGCGTTCGGCCGCCTGGTCAACGAGATCATGCCGGTGGTCGTTCCGCGCGTCGCCGAGATCCTGTTCGAGTTCAACATGCTGCCGATGGTGCAGCAGGTCGACGATCTCCTGGTCTCGGTCAAGGTCAAGTCGCCGATGCAGGCGGCATTGAACGCTGACCGCATCGCAGCCATCGCCAACTATCACGATTTTGTCGTTGCGTTCGCTGGGCCGGAGCGCGCCCAGTTGCACCTCAAGCAGACGGAAGTCCTCGATCGCGTGGCCGAGGGGCTGCAGATCGACAAGGATCTGATCCCAGACGAGGACGAGCGCAAGGTGATCGAGGAGCAGATCGCGGAACAGCAGCGGCAGCAGCTGGCGATGATGATGGCAGCGGAGGCCGCCAAGCAGGCACCTGGCGCGATAAAGGATGTTGCCGTCGCCGAGATGCGGAGGGCCGCGTAA
- a CDS encoding DUF7146 domain-containing protein, with translation MTRENDTPLVKEQLKRRIESLCAKLLPDGRRQGRLWVAHNPVTADYKQSAEFKVALNRDTGAWKDWRTGEKGDVIGLIQYLHNCDFREALDWARDFLGMRNMSSDQRRRLQVEARQAQEDAEARAAEDLLKRMRQAEKLWERGFQDGAGSAAEAYARRYFAARNVPLDEIPNRDRQTFRFSPAEEYWKRAQFRYENGRSVKVQKGPEYPVILSAMRLATGQIAAVHMTFLDPLGPRKLPVLKEEDENAKLMRGPSAGAVVRISHGPEGEPPETAQKAYPLIMGEGIETTASAAIAAPEARAWAAGSLANMLSAPIWLPCVSSIVLLRDHFKHHTTEKQFLQVCEAMERSGKPWTAIDSHVGNDFNDLIQEE, from the coding sequence ATGACCCGCGAGAACGATACCCCCCTGGTCAAAGAACAACTGAAGCGCCGGATCGAAAGCCTTTGCGCCAAGCTGCTGCCCGACGGCCGCCGGCAGGGGCGCCTCTGGGTGGCCCACAATCCTGTGACGGCCGATTACAAGCAGAGTGCCGAATTCAAGGTGGCTCTCAATCGAGACACCGGCGCCTGGAAGGATTGGCGGACCGGCGAGAAGGGCGACGTTATCGGCCTGATCCAGTACCTGCACAATTGCGATTTCCGCGAGGCGCTGGACTGGGCTCGCGATTTCCTCGGCATGCGCAACATGTCGTCGGACCAGCGCCGGCGCCTCCAGGTTGAGGCGCGCCAGGCGCAAGAGGATGCCGAGGCGCGTGCGGCCGAAGATCTGCTGAAGCGCATGCGGCAGGCCGAAAAGCTGTGGGAGCGTGGTTTCCAGGACGGCGCAGGCAGTGCGGCCGAAGCCTATGCCCGCCGATATTTCGCCGCCCGCAACGTGCCGCTCGACGAGATCCCGAACCGCGATCGGCAGACGTTCCGGTTTTCGCCGGCCGAGGAATACTGGAAGCGGGCGCAGTTCCGCTACGAGAACGGCCGGAGCGTAAAGGTGCAGAAGGGGCCGGAATATCCGGTGATCCTTTCCGCCATGCGGTTGGCAACCGGGCAGATCGCGGCCGTCCACATGACGTTCCTCGATCCGCTCGGACCCCGCAAGCTGCCGGTTCTGAAAGAAGAGGACGAGAACGCGAAGCTGATGCGCGGCCCCTCAGCCGGCGCCGTCGTGCGCATTTCCCATGGCCCGGAAGGCGAGCCGCCGGAGACCGCGCAGAAAGCCTATCCGCTGATCATGGGCGAAGGCATCGAGACGACGGCCAGCGCTGCGATCGCCGCGCCCGAGGCGCGCGCCTGGGCGGCTGGCAGCCTCGCCAACATGCTTTCGGCGCCGATCTGGCTGCCGTGCGTGTCGTCGATCGTGCTGCTGCGCGACCACTTCAAGCACCACACGACCGAAAAGCAATTCCTGCAGGTGTGCGAAGCGATGGAGCGTTCGGGCAAGCCCTGGACGGCGATCGACAGCCACGTGGGGAACGATTTCAACGACTTGATACAGGAGGAATAG
- a CDS encoding phosphoadenosine phosphosulfate reductase family protein has translation MIENLIERGALFVINHSAGKDSQAMTIRLRKLVPAEQMLVIHADLGEVEWRGNIEHIKSTIGDLPLIVCRNENRTFLDMVEQRGMWPSPSQRQCTSDQKRNPIEREIRRYLKAKPQFGGLVVNCMGIRAAESPARSKQTPFRKVDGNSLGGREWYNWLPIFELSTEEVFAAIAAAGEVPHWAYAGGMSRLSCVFCIMASRADLRTAAALNPDLYRRYVELEKRIGHTMSMERRPLEEVTGIPV, from the coding sequence ATGATCGAGAACCTGATCGAGCGCGGCGCGCTGTTCGTCATAAACCACAGCGCCGGCAAAGACAGCCAGGCCATGACGATCAGGCTGCGCAAGCTGGTGCCGGCCGAGCAGATGCTCGTCATCCATGCGGATCTCGGCGAGGTCGAATGGCGTGGCAACATCGAGCACATCAAGTCGACGATCGGCGATCTGCCGCTGATCGTTTGCCGCAATGAAAACCGGACGTTCCTCGACATGGTCGAGCAGCGCGGCATGTGGCCAAGCCCGAGCCAGCGCCAATGCACCAGCGACCAAAAGCGCAATCCCATCGAGCGTGAAATCCGCCGCTATCTGAAGGCCAAGCCCCAGTTCGGCGGCCTGGTCGTCAATTGCATGGGGATCCGCGCGGCAGAGAGCCCGGCCCGCAGCAAGCAGACACCGTTCCGCAAGGTGGATGGGAACAGCCTCGGCGGCCGCGAGTGGTATAACTGGCTACCCATCTTCGAGCTTTCAACCGAGGAGGTCTTTGCGGCGATCGCGGCGGCCGGCGAGGTGCCGCACTGGGCCTATGCCGGCGGCATGTCGCGCCTCTCCTGCGTGTTCTGCATTATGGCGAGCCGTGCTGATCTGCGCACCGCCGCGGCGCTCAATCCCGATCTGTATCGTCGTTATGTCGAGCTGGAGAAGCGGATCGGCCACACGATGTCGATGGAGCGCCGGCCGCTGGAAGAGGTGACGGGCATCCCAGTCTGA
- a CDS encoding phage capsid protein: protein MPVSTWFREEIKGLVRARYQAKGGYLDDTMLKGESSAGTVKYPVGGGRVEMYELTGAINKVSPSNVSLDMVTLVTKDYEASVYFRMQDEKRMGPSLKAKLADDLTKAQRRKKDRIKLDALDLFATGGAALTDAPNAVQTIGDGTQRVDLLNAIEAIDQISGAGSDDEVFWPIPNVWMSQLLMYKEFSNSDYMGPADLPFAKASKVIRKTFRGVHMFSIPDEYFTYGTGAFVPGTPGFTGSGYLDTFMYTKEAIGSETWWDQENMTMEPLPDYEGTPYVCKVQLSSASIGILPEGVKRVRNLAIKSAIRV from the coding sequence ATGCCTGTTTCCACATGGTTCCGCGAAGAGATCAAGGGTCTCGTTCGTGCCCGCTACCAGGCCAAGGGCGGTTATCTCGACGACACGATGCTCAAGGGCGAAAGCTCTGCCGGCACGGTCAAGTACCCGGTTGGCGGCGGCCGGGTCGAAATGTACGAGCTGACCGGCGCGATCAACAAGGTGTCGCCCAGCAATGTCAGCCTCGACATGGTGACGCTCGTCACCAAGGACTACGAGGCCTCCGTCTACTTCCGCATGCAGGATGAGAAGCGCATGGGGCCTAGCCTCAAGGCGAAACTCGCCGACGATCTCACCAAGGCACAGCGTCGGAAAAAGGATCGGATCAAGCTCGACGCCCTCGATCTCTTTGCTACGGGCGGCGCCGCGCTGACCGATGCGCCGAACGCGGTGCAGACGATCGGCGACGGCACCCAGCGCGTTGACCTGCTCAATGCGATTGAGGCAATCGACCAGATCTCCGGCGCTGGATCCGATGATGAGGTCTTTTGGCCGATCCCGAATGTCTGGATGTCGCAGCTCCTGATGTACAAGGAATTCTCCAATTCCGATTACATGGGGCCGGCCGACCTGCCGTTCGCGAAGGCGAGCAAGGTCATCCGGAAGACGTTCCGCGGTGTCCACATGTTCAGCATTCCGGACGAGTACTTCACCTATGGTACCGGCGCCTTCGTGCCCGGCACCCCCGGCTTCACCGGGTCCGGCTACCTCGACACCTTCATGTACACGAAGGAAGCCATCGGCTCGGAGACCTGGTGGGACCAGGAGAACATGACCATGGAGCCACTGCCTGATTACGAAGGCACGCCCTACGTCTGCAAGGTGCAGCTCTCCAGCGCCTCGATCGGCATTCTGCCGGAAGGCGTCAAGCGCGTCCGCAACCTCGCCATCAAGTCGGCGATCCGCGTCTAG
- a CDS encoding DUF2312 domain-containing protein: protein MGDNSSAFGIARDQLRAFVERIERLDEEAKCLNDDRKDVYGEAKSMGFDVKILKKVIAIRRKDHDQRMEEEALLDTYLQALGMVPAAEEE, encoded by the coding sequence ATCGGCGACAATTCCAGTGCATTCGGCATTGCCCGGGACCAGCTACGCGCTTTCGTCGAGCGTATCGAGCGCCTGGACGAGGAAGCGAAGTGCCTCAACGACGATCGCAAGGACGTCTATGGCGAGGCCAAGTCGATGGGGTTCGACGTCAAGATCCTGAAAAAAGTTATCGCGATCCGCCGCAAGGACCATGACCAGCGCATGGAAGAGGAGGCGCTTCTCGACACGTATCTGCAGGCCCTCGGCATGGTGCCGGCGGCGGAAGAGGAGTGA
- a CDS encoding Thoeris anti-defense Tad2 family protein, giving the protein MKNYYGTKLVTALAMTRLAYNDYRGWQLPTDENGADEGYLVEYQDGGAGNHPNHAGYISWSPKAQFDAAYQPTGAMSFGHALAALKAGERVARAGWNGKGMWLALSGPNGPREIAYENFWSRHASEYARLNGGSAAVLPCIIMKTATGEILMGWLASQTDMLADDWTIVED; this is encoded by the coding sequence ATGAAAAACTACTACGGCACAAAGCTTGTCACCGCCCTGGCGATGACGCGGCTTGCGTACAATGACTATCGTGGCTGGCAGCTGCCGACGGATGAGAATGGCGCCGATGAAGGCTACCTGGTCGAGTACCAGGACGGCGGCGCCGGCAATCATCCGAACCACGCTGGCTATATCTCCTGGTCTCCCAAGGCGCAATTCGACGCGGCGTATCAGCCGACTGGAGCCATGTCGTTCGGCCACGCCCTCGCTGCGCTGAAGGCCGGCGAGCGCGTTGCCCGTGCAGGTTGGAACGGCAAGGGCATGTGGCTCGCGCTCAGTGGGCCGAACGGACCGCGAGAAATCGCCTACGAAAACTTCTGGTCAAGGCACGCCAGCGAGTATGCCCGCCTGAATGGCGGATCTGCGGCCGTGTTGCCTTGCATCATCATGAAGACTGCAACCGGCGAGATCCTGATGGGCTGGCTCGCCAGCCAGACCGACATGCTCGCCGACGACTGGACGATCGTCGAGGACTGA